GCCAGCCTTGGGGTTCCAGTCGGGCAGGCGCTGCGGCCCGGCCGAGACGTGCTCGGCGCGATGCTCTCGCAGCCGCCGGTACGCCCGGTCGATGTCGCTCACGACGATCGCGACGTGCTGGAACGAGCGGTCGTTGCTGCGCGCGTCCGCGGGGATCGGCCGGCCGCGCGGCGCCAGGTATTCCGTCAGCTCGATCGCCTCCTCGCCCAGCCGCAGACGCACGACGCGCATGCGCAGCCCGAAGACGCCCTCGAGGCGCTCGTAGTCCTCGCCCGCCACCTCGACGTCCGAGACGGGCTCGAACCCGAGGACGTCGGTGAAGAAGCGGACGGAGCGGTCCATGTCCGAGACGGTGATCCCGACCGAGTCGACCGCCCGGACGAGCGCCCTGCCCGGCCAGGCAGGCGCCGGGGCCGCGAGGGCGAGCGCGAAGAGCCCGGCGGCGAGAGTGGTGGAGCGCCTCACCCGAGCCGCTCCCGGAGGTGGTCACCGACCCGGAGCGCGTTCGCCATGATGGTGAGCGCCGGGTTCACGGCACAGCTCGAGGGCAAGAAGCTCCCGTCGACGACGTAGAGGTTGTCGACGTCGTGGGCCTTGCAGTTGTGCCCCATCGGGTAGCCCCAGTCAGTAGAGGGGATGTAGAAGTCACAGAGACGGCACGTCTTCTGGCCGTTCCGACCCGCTCCGCGAGCCCTACCACGGCCGTGATGAGCGTCGAGACCCCATTGACAGTGCCCCTCTTGTGCCGGCGCCGTGCAGGCGGGCCGGACGTTCGTACGGTTTTGATGCGGATGGTCGCGGCCGGGTTACGCGCTGGATCGTCCGGGACCCGGCCCGACGTGAAGCGACCTGTTTCATTGGCCGTTGTGCGCGCGAACGGCACGTGCCGCCAATCCGGGGCGCGACGCCGACGCGCGCCGACGGTGCCGCCACCCAGCGCTGCAGACGTCGCCGGCTGGTCGCGACGATCGCGCGGCGGGTCGGGCGGCTGCTGCTCCGCCGCGGGCTCGTCGACGACGGCGATACCATCGAACCGTTGGCCGCCGAGTCGCTCGCGCTCGCCGGACTCGCGAGCGGCCGTGCAGGACCGGGTCGCGCTCGGGCCCCGCGCCGGGGCTCGGGTCGAGCGCCTCGGTTCCGACCCCGACGCCCCCTGGGTCGAGTCGTCGCGGCGAGCGTCATCGCGATGGTCTTGTGGCCCATCAGCTCCTGAACGGTCCGCAGAGGCGAACGGGTGGCGCAGATCGTGCCAGTGGAGGTTCTCGATCCCAGCGTTCGCGGAGCGCCCGCACGTCAGCGATGGCGACGTTGAAGACCGTGCAGCCCCACACCCTCACGTGACTCGGCCCTCGTGGGCAGCGCACGGCGGCCTTGCAGCGCAGGGCGCGTTCGAAATCAACTCGCGCTGGCAGTCCGCACCGGTGGACAGGGTGCTGACCGCGTGCGAAAGGTGCAGGCCACCGAGCAAATGCCGTGGCCGCGGACGATCGTCAGGCGTTGATCGAGTTCCTCGTCGGGCTGGGCGCGTCGGAGGAGGACCTCGCGCAGTATGCCGCCGAGCTTCCCGGGCTCGCATCGGTGCTCGCGCTCCGCCTGGGGCGGCCCACGCTCACGCTGGCGGACATGGCGGCGCGCTCGGGCGTGCCCGTCGAGGTGGTGACGCAGCGCTGGCGGGCGGCGGGCTTCCCTGACCCCGGCCCCGGCGTCCCGGTGGCGAGCGAGGGCGAGGCCGAGGTGTTCACCATGCTCGACGCGGCCGAGAAGCTTTTTGGGCGGGACGCGGTCCTCCAGCTCATCCGCGTGATGGGCCTGGCCACCGCCCGCATCGCCGACGCCGGGGTCTCGGCCTTC
The Deltaproteobacteria bacterium DNA segment above includes these coding regions:
- a CDS encoding glyoxalase encodes the protein MDRSVRFFTDVLGFEPVSDVEVAGEDYERLEGVFGLRMRVVRLRLGEEAIELTEYLAPRGRPIPADARSNDRSFQHVAIVVSDIDRAYRRLREHRAEHVSAGPQRLPDWNPKAG